The Acidobacteriota bacterium DNA segment GAGGGTGGCGGCGGCGGAGCGCGGCCGGCTGCCGGCGGCGCCGGAGGAGAGGAAGTCCGGGCGCGTCATGTCCTCGATCGTGACCCCTTCGAGCGCGCCGCGGACAGCCCGGTCGATCCGCTGCCAGTTCTCGCTCACGCGGCAGAACGCCTCGTAAGAGCAGTCATCGTGGGAGTGCTCGCTGCACTGGGTCAGGGCAATCGGCCCCTCGAGCGCGAAGATCGCCTCGGCGACGCTGATCTCGGACGCCGGACGCGCCAGCTCGTAGCCGCCGTGGACGCCGCGGTGGGACACCAGCAGCCCGTTCCTGGCGAGCAATTTGAGGATCTTGCTGACCATCGGTGGCGGCAGATGCGTCTGCAGCGCCAGCTCGGCGGCCGCGGCCTGCCCCGTCACGGCCAGTTGGCTCAGCAGGACGATGCCGTAGTCGGCTTGCTTGGTCAGTCGGATCATGACGCGTGTCGTCGGAGGCGGGACGTGGCTGAGAAACAGGACTCCGATGCCCGCTGATCGGGTCCCGGCGCGCCACCTGTGGAACCGGGACCCCTCTAGTCCCGATTCGGAGACTAGCACGGGAAGGTCGAGTGTCAATGGGTTGCGCGGCCCGGTTGCGGGCCGGTACGTCGGCGAATGCGCTACCCTGTGCGTCACCATGACCGAGGGCTCCTGACCGGCGGCACCGCTGGAACGTGGACTGGTTCCAGGTACTCGTTGTCGCCTGGTGCGGCCTGACCGTGCCGGTGCTGGTCTACGGCCTGGTGGGCAAGGACGTCACCGGGCGCGTGGGCGGCCGGCCCTGGGGTCCGAACGTGGACCCGCGCTGGGGCTGGCTCCTCATGGAAGTTTCCGCCTTGGCCGTCTTCCCGGCCGTCTATCTGGCGGCCGGTGAGCGCCACGCGGTCGGCGACGTCCTGGTCGGCCTGTGGCTGGCCCACTACGTCCACCGCACTCTGGTGTGGCCGTGGCTCGTCCAGCGTCAGGCGCGGCCGTTCCCCGGTGTCACGGCCGCCTCGGGTTTCTTCTTCAACCTCGTCAACGGCGTGGTCCTGGGCTGGTTCATGGCCCGGGTCGCCGACTACCCGGCGAGCTGGTTCACCGATCCGCGCTTCCTGGCCGGCGCCGCGCTCTTCCTGATCGGCGCCGCCCTCAACGTGTCGTCCGACTACCGCCTGTCATCGCTGCGGGCGAAAGCCTCCGGCGGCGCCGTCCTGCCGCGCGGCGGCGCCTTCAACCTCGTCTCCTGCCCGAACCTGACGGGCGAGATCGTCGAGTGGACCGGCTTTGCGTTGATGAGCTGGTCGCTGCCGGGACTGGCGTTCGCGCTCTGGACCGCGGCCAACCTGATTCCGCGAGCGCTGTGGCGTCACCGCTGGTATCGGGAGAGATTCCCGGACTACCCGGGGAACCGTCGAGCGCTCTTCCCCGGCCTGCTCTGAGGCCCGGCCTCAGTCCTTCCCCTCCGCGCCGGACGCCGGCGCCAGACGTTCCGCTTCCCGGCTGTCGCCGAGGAGCACCGCCACCCAGCGGAACTCCTCCGTGTTCTCGAGCAGGATCTTGACGACCATCGTCAGCGGCACCGACAGCAGCATGCCTACCGGTCCCCACACCCAACCCCAGAAGACGAGGGACAGGACGACCACCAGGGTGGAGAGGCCGAGCCGCCGTCCCAGGAGCGGCGGTTCGATGAAGTTGCCGATCACCATGTTGACGACCAGGTAGCCCAGGGCGACGAGCAACCCCCTGCCGACGCCGATCTGGACCATGGCCAGGAGCGTCGTCGGCACCGCCGCGATGATCGAACCGAGGTTCGGGATGAAGTTGAGGACGAAGGCCACCAGTCCCCAGAAGATCGCGAACTCGACGCCCAGCACGCCGACCCAGATGCCGATCAGCAGGCCGGTGGCCAGGCTGATCACCGTCTTGATCCCCATGTAGTGCTGGATCTCGTGCATGGCGCGGGCGAAACGCGCCTCGGCGCCGGCGCTGCCGAAGGCCGCGCGCACCTTGGGGCCGAAGGTCGCCGCCTCGAAGAGGGTGAAGATGACGATCAGCGAGATGACGAGGAACGATGACAGGGCGGCCGTCGTCGTTCGCAGGGTCGTGTTCACGAAGTCGACCAGGAAGCCCGGCTCGAAACGCGAGAACAACGCAAGCGGCAGGGAGTCGTCGCCCGCCAGCCCACTGGCGACGGGCACTCCCCGCTCCTCCAGCCACTCGCCGCCGTCTTCGATCCACATCGTCAGTGTGGACTGGATCTCGCCCATCTCGCCCGCGACCTGGTTCGCGGTGGAACCGACCAGGTAGCCGACCAGGGCGAGCACCAGCAGGTCCATCAGGATCGTGCCGAGGACGGCGACGATCATCGGCAGGCGTCGCTGCAGCCAGGTCAGAAGGGGCAGGCTGATCGCGGCGATGAAGACCGCGATCAGGAACGGGATCAGGATCGAGGACGCGGCCCGCAGACCGGCGACCAGGACGACGACGCAGGCCGCGACCAGGAGCAGTCGCATCGGCGTACCGAGATCCCGTGCCTGATCGTCCCTGGCCACTGGCCGCAGTGTAACCCTGCCTGGCCCTGAGCCCTCGGGTCCCGGGGAGGTTCAGCCGGCGGCGGCGCGGTGGTCCTCGACCAGGCCGTCGACCACCGCGGGTTCCGCCAGGGTCGTCACGTCACCGAGGTCTTCGTACTCGCCCGCGGCGATCTTCCGCAGCACGCGGCGCATGATCTTGCCGGAACGGGTCTTCGGCAGGCCGCCCGCGACGTGGATGTGGTCCGGCGTCGCGATCGGTCCGATCACGGTGCGGACCTGCTGGCGCAGTTCGGCCACGAGTTCCGTCCGATCCCGGTTCTCGGCCTCCGGCGTGATCAGCACGTAGGCGTAGATGCCGACGCCCTTGATCTCGTGCGGGCAGCCGACGACCGCCGCCTCGGCCACGGCGTCGTGCGCCACCAGGGCGCTCTCGATCTCGGCGGTGCCCAGCCGGTGCCCCGAGACGTTGAGCACGTCGTCGACGCGGCCGGTGATCCAGTAGTAGCCGTGCTCGTCGCGCCGGCAGCCGTCGCCGGTGAAGTACATGCCGGTGTAGGTGCTGAAGTAGGTCTCCACGAAGCGCTGGTGGTCGCCGTAGATCGTCCGCGCCTGCCCTGGCCAGGAGCGCTTCAGGCAGAGGTTGCCGCTCCGGTCGTTGCCTTCGAGTTCGTTGCCGTCCGCGTCCACGAGCACCGGCTCGACGCCGAAGAAGGGAAGGGTCGCCGAGCCGGGCACGAGCGGCGTGGCGCCCGGCAGCGGAGTGATCAGGATGCCGCCCGTCTCCGTCTGCCACCAGGTGTCGACGACCGGACACTGGCCGTTTCCGACCACGTCGTGGTACCAGTTCCAGACCTCGGGGTTGATCGGCTCGCCGACCGAGCCGAGCACCCGCAGCGAACCGCGGTCGTAGGCCTCGACCCACCGGTCGCCCTCGCGAGCGATCGCCCGCAGCGCGGTCGGGGCGGTGTAGAAGAGCGTCACGCCCAGGTCGTCGACGACCCGCCAGTAGCGGCCCGGGTCGGGGTAGGTCGGCACCGACTCGAACATGACGCTGGTCGCGCCGTTCGCGAGCGGGCCGTAGACGATGTAGCTGTGCCCCGTGACCCAGCCGATGTCGGCGGCGCAGAAGTGGATGTCGTCGTCGTGGTGGTCGAAGATCAGGCGGTGCGTCATCGACGCGTAGAGGAGGTAGCCGCCGGTGGTGTGGAGCAGGCCCTTGGGCCTTCCCGTCGAGCCACTGGTGTAGAGCACGAAGAGCGGCGCCTCAGCATCGAGCCGCGCCACCGGCGCCGTGGCGCGCTGCTTCGCCGTCTCCTCGTGGAGCCAGAGATCGCGTCCCGGCGTCATCGGCACCTCGGTGTCGGTTCGCCGCGCGACCAGCATGTGCTCGACCAGGTCCAGCCCTTCGACCGCCCGGTCGCAGGTCGCCTTGAGCGGGATCGTCCGGCCGCCGCGCAGACCCTCGTTGGCGGTCACCAGCAGCCGGCAACCGGCGTCGACGATCCGCTCGCGCAGGCTGTCGGCCGAGAAGCCGGCGAAGACCACGGAATGTACCGCGCCGATCCGGGCGCAGGCGAGCATCGTGTAGGCCAGCTCCGGGATCATCGGCAGGTAGATGCAGACACGGTCGCCCTGCCCGATTCCGAGCGAGGTCAGCACGTTGGCGACCCGGCAGACGTTCCGCTTCAGTTCCCGGTAGCTGATCCGCTGGTAGCGGCCCGGCTCGTCCTCGACCCAGATCAGGGCCGTCTTGTCGGGCCGGGCGGCGGCGTGGCGGTCGACGCAGTTCGTGCAGGCGTTCAGCACGCCGTCCTCGAACCAGGCGAAGTCGACGGCCTCGAAATCCCAGCGGCCCCCGGAACTCGGCTCGGTGAACCAGTCCAGCGAGCGGGTCTGTTCGAGCCAGAAGCCGTCCGGATCCTCGATCGACTTCCGGTAGAGCTTCCGGTAGGCGTCCAGACCGTCGACGTGGGCGCGGCCGCTGTCCGAGATGGCGCTCTTGACGGGAATCATCCGGGTCTCCCTGCCGCTTCACACGGCAACACGGGGCGCCGCGGCCTGCACGGCCTCCGACGCGCTGCCGCCCAGACTCTCGAAGTTGTCCGTGAACATCCGGGCCAGACGCCGCGCGTACTGGTCGTACGCCTGGGGATCGCTCCAGCCCTCCCGCGGGTCGAGCACGTCGCCCGGCACGCCTTCGATGGCCGTGGGATAGGCCAGACCAAAGACGGGATGCATGCGCGTGGGCACCCCCGTCAGGCTGCCGTCGAGCGCCGCGTGGATCATGCGCCGGGTGTAGGCCAGCTTGATCCGGCTGCCCTGGCCGTACGGCCCCCTGGCCCAGCCCGTGTTGACGAGCCAGACGTCGACGCGGTGGCGCCGCACCTTCTCGCCCAGGAGCTTGGCGTAGGCCGACGCCGGCAGCGGCATGAAGGGGGCGCCGAAACAGGCGCTGAAGGTCGCCGACGGCTCCGTGACGCCCCGTTCGGTGCCGGCGACCTTCGCGGTGTAGCCCGACAGGAAGTGGTACATCGCCTGCGATTCGTCGAGGCGGCTGATCGGCGGCAGCACGCCGAAGGCGTCGCAGGTCAGGAAGACGACCGACGTCGGGTGTCCCGCGTAGCCGCCGACGTCGACGTGTTCGAGGTGGCTGAGCGGATAGCTGGCCCGGGTGTTCTCGGTGCGGGAGTCGTCGTCGAGATCGAGCTTCCGCGTCTCGGGATCGAAGACGACGTTCTCGAGCACGGTGCCGAAGCGCCGCGTGGTGGCGTAGATCTCGGGTTCGCCCAGAGGATCGAGGCGGATGACCTTGGCGTAGCAGCCGCCCTCGATGTTGAAGATGCCGCGGTCGGACCAGCCGTGCTCGTCGTCGCCGATCAGGGTGCGCGCGGGGTCCGCCGAGAGGGTCGTCTTGCCGGTGCCGGAGAGGCCGAAGAACAGGGCGCAGTCCGAAGGATCCGCGCCGTAGTTCGCGCTGCAGTGCATGCTCAGCACGCCGCGCTGCGGCATCAGGAAGTTCATCACGCTGAACATGGACTTCTTCATCTCGCCGGCGTACTCGCTGCCCCCGATCAGGGTCAGATGCCGCTCCAGGTCGAGAGCGATGAAGGTCGTGCTGTTCGTGCCGTCGGTTTCCGGATCGGCCAGAACACTCGGGATGTCGACGACGGTGTAGTCGGGCACGAAGTCCGCAAGCTCCGCTTCGTTCGCCGCGCGCAGGAACATGTTGCGGACGAACAGGCTGTGCCAGGCCCGCTCGCTGATCACCCGCACGTTCAGGCGGCAGGCCGGATCGGCGCCCGCGAAGCCGTCGAAGACGAACAGGTCCCGGTCCGCGGCGGCGGCCAGCATCTTCCGGTGGAGGCGGTCGAAGTGTTCCGGAGCGATGGGCTTGTTCACCGGACCCCAGTCCACCAGGTCGGCCGAAGGCGCGCGGCGCACGACGAAGCGGTCGTTCGGAGACCGCCCCGTGTGCTCGCCGGTCGACGCGACGAGCGGCCCCCCGGCGGCAATCGCGGCCTCGCCGCGGCGAACCGCTTCTTCGTAGAGCCTGGCCACGCTGAGACGCCGGTGAACGACGCGCCGGTTGGCTGACAGGAACTCCTCGGAAACCTCGACCATCTCAACTACCTCGCCACGGTCGAGAGCGAGAAGTGGTCCCGCCTCACCGTCCAGGCCGTGAACAGTGGCTCCTCGGGAGGGATTCGAACCCCCAACATTTCGGTTAACAGCCGAACGCTCTACCGTT contains these protein-coding regions:
- the pckA gene encoding phosphoenolpyruvate carboxykinase (ATP), whose protein sequence is MVEVSEEFLSANRRVVHRRLSVARLYEEAVRRGEAAIAAGGPLVASTGEHTGRSPNDRFVVRRAPSADLVDWGPVNKPIAPEHFDRLHRKMLAAAADRDLFVFDGFAGADPACRLNVRVISERAWHSLFVRNMFLRAANEAELADFVPDYTVVDIPSVLADPETDGTNSTTFIALDLERHLTLIGGSEYAGEMKKSMFSVMNFLMPQRGVLSMHCSANYGADPSDCALFFGLSGTGKTTLSADPARTLIGDDEHGWSDRGIFNIEGGCYAKVIRLDPLGEPEIYATTRRFGTVLENVVFDPETRKLDLDDDSRTENTRASYPLSHLEHVDVGGYAGHPTSVVFLTCDAFGVLPPISRLDESQAMYHFLSGYTAKVAGTERGVTEPSATFSACFGAPFMPLPASAYAKLLGEKVRRHRVDVWLVNTGWARGPYGQGSRIKLAYTRRMIHAALDGSLTGVPTRMHPVFGLAYPTAIEGVPGDVLDPREGWSDPQAYDQYARRLARMFTDNFESLGGSASEAVQAAAPRVAV
- a CDS encoding 3-oxo-5-alpha-steroid 4-dehydrogenase → MDWFQVLVVAWCGLTVPVLVYGLVGKDVTGRVGGRPWGPNVDPRWGWLLMEVSALAVFPAVYLAAGERHAVGDVLVGLWLAHYVHRTLVWPWLVQRQARPFPGVTAASGFFFNLVNGVVLGWFMARVADYPASWFTDPRFLAGAALFLIGAALNVSSDYRLSSLRAKASGGAVLPRGGAFNLVSCPNLTGEIVEWTGFALMSWSLPGLAFALWTAANLIPRALWRHRWYRERFPDYPGNRRALFPGLL
- a CDS encoding AI-2E family transporter, producing MARDDQARDLGTPMRLLLVAACVVVLVAGLRAASSILIPFLIAVFIAAISLPLLTWLQRRLPMIVAVLGTILMDLLVLALVGYLVGSTANQVAGEMGEIQSTLTMWIEDGGEWLEERGVPVASGLAGDDSLPLALFSRFEPGFLVDFVNTTLRTTTAALSSFLVISLIVIFTLFEAATFGPKVRAAFGSAGAEARFARAMHEIQHYMGIKTVISLATGLLIGIWVGVLGVEFAIFWGLVAFVLNFIPNLGSIIAAVPTTLLAMVQIGVGRGLLVALGYLVVNMVIGNFIEPPLLGRRLGLSTLVVVLSLVFWGWVWGPVGMLLSVPLTMVVKILLENTEEFRWVAVLLGDSREAERLAPASGAEGKD
- the acs gene encoding acetate--CoA ligase yields the protein MIPVKSAISDSGRAHVDGLDAYRKLYRKSIEDPDGFWLEQTRSLDWFTEPSSGGRWDFEAVDFAWFEDGVLNACTNCVDRHAAARPDKTALIWVEDEPGRYQRISYRELKRNVCRVANVLTSLGIGQGDRVCIYLPMIPELAYTMLACARIGAVHSVVFAGFSADSLRERIVDAGCRLLVTANEGLRGGRTIPLKATCDRAVEGLDLVEHMLVARRTDTEVPMTPGRDLWLHEETAKQRATAPVARLDAEAPLFVLYTSGSTGRPKGLLHTTGGYLLYASMTHRLIFDHHDDDIHFCAADIGWVTGHSYIVYGPLANGATSVMFESVPTYPDPGRYWRVVDDLGVTLFYTAPTALRAIAREGDRWVEAYDRGSLRVLGSVGEPINPEVWNWYHDVVGNGQCPVVDTWWQTETGGILITPLPGATPLVPGSATLPFFGVEPVLVDADGNELEGNDRSGNLCLKRSWPGQARTIYGDHQRFVETYFSTYTGMYFTGDGCRRDEHGYYWITGRVDDVLNVSGHRLGTAEIESALVAHDAVAEAAVVGCPHEIKGVGIYAYVLITPEAENRDRTELVAELRQQVRTVIGPIATPDHIHVAGGLPKTRSGKIMRRVLRKIAAGEYEDLGDVTTLAEPAVVDGLVEDHRAAAG
- a CDS encoding SUF system Fe-S cluster assembly regulator translates to MIRLTKQADYGIVLLSQLAVTGQAAAAELALQTHLPPPMVSKILKLLARNGLLVSHRGVHGGYELARPASEISVAEAIFALEGPIALTQCSEHSHDDCSYEAFCRVSENWQRIDRAVRGALEGVTIEDMTRPDFLSSGAAGSRPRSAAATLIPLGSST